The following coding sequences are from one Humulus lupulus chromosome X, drHumLupu1.1, whole genome shotgun sequence window:
- the LOC133806263 gene encoding uncharacterized protein LOC133806263, translating to MDIQKVSKDAQCWIFPTILCDAAQEWYFKFQPASITSWEMFVKEFYGQFHVVRIHPTEANQLVDIRQKEGEPLNEYIQRFMREAAHAKTVGDEGKMMSITIGVQRQSPLWSSLRKNGVKTTQEFLDQANKYFKL from the coding sequence atggatatccaaAAAGTATCCAAAGATGCCCAATGTTGGATCTTCCCAACAATATTGTGTGATgctgctcaggaatggtatttcaAGTTTCAACCGGCTAGCATAACCTCTTGGGAGATGTTTGTTAAAGAGTTTTATGGCCAATTTCATGTTGTTCGTATACATCCTACAGAGGCTAACCAGCTAGTAGATATAAGGCAAAAAGAAGGAGAGCCTTTAAATGagtacattcaaaggtttatgagagaagctGCTCATGCCAAAACCGTGggggatgaaggaaagatgatgtcCATAACAATTGGGGTTCAACGCCAATCCCCACTATGGAGCAGTTTACGAAAGAATGgagttaaaactacccaagaatttttggaccaAGCAAATAAGTATTTTAAGCTATAG